The Mycolicibacterium mageritense genome contains a region encoding:
- a CDS encoding CYTH domain-containing protein, with protein MSESGDFEFERKFFVRELPAVAASDPTPALIVQAYLFASDGYAVRIRVQGPSPADLDRTPGALVEALGDESIGTMTAKGPAVGGTRYEAERDLDPVVAGQIVRRAEHVVAKVRYSAWLGEDGWVIDRFLGGNAPLILSEVERGGPVVDLAIPAFCVTEVSDDERFRNEYLAHRPFGAWADAYLHELDATGPAFIETLGRNQFDGT; from the coding sequence ATGTCCGAATCCGGGGATTTCGAATTCGAGCGGAAGTTCTTCGTCCGCGAGTTGCCCGCCGTGGCGGCGTCGGATCCCACCCCGGCCCTGATCGTCCAGGCATACCTGTTCGCATCGGACGGATACGCGGTCCGTATCCGGGTCCAGGGGCCCTCCCCCGCCGACCTGGACCGGACGCCCGGGGCCCTCGTCGAGGCGTTGGGCGACGAGTCGATCGGGACCATGACCGCCAAGGGCCCCGCGGTCGGCGGCACGCGCTATGAAGCCGAACGCGATCTCGACCCGGTGGTGGCGGGCCAGATCGTGCGCCGGGCCGAGCATGTGGTCGCCAAGGTCCGATATTCGGCGTGGCTGGGCGAGGACGGCTGGGTCATCGACCGGTTCCTCGGGGGAAACGCCCCGCTGATCCTCTCCGAGGTCGAACGCGGTGGACCCGTCGTCGACCTGGCGATACCCGCGTTCTGCGTCACCGAGGTGTCCGACGACGAGCGCTTCCGCAACGAATACCTCGCGCACCGGCCGTTCGGCGCCTGGGCCGACGCGTACCTGCACGAGCTCGACGCGACCGGTCCGGCCTTCATCGAAACCTTGGGCCGCAACCAGTTCGACGGCACCTGA
- a CDS encoding macrolide family glycosyltransferase gives MHIAVVAASAPSHMYPHLAVVHELVRRGHRVSYLVGAHMSWLVRPTGADIVECTSVLPGAPGAPESWGDENDPVTGMRMFLDEAVHVLPQLHAALDHDRPDLVLYDIGGMAGPVAAERWGVPCAQLSPSEVAWEGYHDDMADVLDPILNSPSGLAYRQTFEEWLADSGTGLTFDEVTGAPRRCLALLPRVMQRHADRVGDRYRFVGPCIDPRREDPRDWTEPPGDGPLALLAFGTAYTHRADVYRNVIAALDGLGWRLVMATGRAPVAELCPVPAWVQLRDKVPQPAVLRVADGFVTHAGMGSCAEGLWYGVPMVAVPQAVDQPANAARLEHIGVGRHLKAHLPTPVEIRDALLAVTSDPQVRLRVNAVWDEIHAGGGPAHAADAVEDVATGRW, from the coding sequence GTGCACATCGCTGTAGTTGCCGCCTCCGCACCCAGTCACATGTACCCACATCTGGCCGTCGTCCACGAGCTGGTGCGCCGCGGCCACCGGGTCAGCTACCTGGTCGGGGCCCATATGTCATGGCTGGTTCGCCCGACCGGCGCCGACATCGTGGAATGCACGTCGGTGCTGCCCGGCGCCCCGGGAGCGCCCGAAAGTTGGGGTGACGAGAACGATCCGGTAACCGGCATGCGGATGTTCCTCGACGAGGCCGTCCACGTCCTGCCGCAACTTCACGCCGCGCTGGACCACGACCGGCCCGACCTCGTGCTCTACGACATCGGCGGCATGGCCGGTCCGGTGGCCGCCGAACGGTGGGGCGTGCCGTGTGCACAGCTGTCCCCGAGTGAGGTCGCGTGGGAGGGCTACCACGACGACATGGCCGATGTCCTGGATCCGATCCTCAACAGTCCGAGCGGCCTGGCGTACCGGCAGACATTCGAAGAGTGGCTGGCGGACTCCGGGACGGGGCTGACGTTCGACGAGGTCACCGGCGCACCTCGGCGTTGCCTGGCCCTGCTGCCGCGCGTGATGCAGCGGCATGCCGACCGGGTCGGTGACCGCTACCGGTTCGTCGGGCCGTGCATCGACCCGCGCCGCGAGGATCCGCGCGACTGGACCGAGCCGCCCGGCGACGGCCCGCTCGCGCTGCTGGCCTTCGGCACCGCCTACACGCACCGCGCCGACGTCTATCGCAACGTCATTGCCGCACTCGACGGTCTGGGTTGGCGGCTCGTGATGGCGACCGGGCGCGCGCCGGTCGCGGAACTGTGCCCGGTGCCCGCGTGGGTTCAGTTGCGCGACAAGGTTCCCCAGCCCGCGGTCTTGCGGGTTGCCGACGGCTTCGTCACGCATGCGGGCATGGGTTCGTGCGCCGAAGGTCTCTGGTACGGCGTGCCCATGGTGGCCGTTCCGCAGGCCGTCGACCAACCCGCCAATGCCGCCCGGCTGGAACACATCGGCGTCGGTCGCCACCTGAAGGCACACTTGCCGACCCCCGTCGAAATCCGGGACGCACTGCTCGCGGTCACATCGGACCCGCAAGTCAGGTTGCGGGTCAACGCCGTTTGGGACGAGATCCATGCCGGCGGCGGGCCCGCACACGCCGCCGATGCCGTCGAGGACGTCGCGACCGGTCGTTGGTAA